The DNA segment AACTCATCCCGGGCATCGAAGAGAAATTGCGGCGAGGGCTTGCGTCCGTAACTGGGCTGGTCGGGCGCTTCCGGCGCAACGTAAATCTTCTTGATCGTGACGCCGCATCGCGCCAGCTCCGCGAGCAAATACTGATGCACCCGATCCACATCAGTCAGCGTAAAATAACCGCGCCCCACGCCGGACTGGTTCGTAACGATGAAAAACTGAAAGTCCCGCGCCGCGACCCGTTGCAGCGCCGGAAAAATCCCTGGCGTGAACACCACGTCCTCGACCCGATGGAGGTAGTCGCGATCTTCAATCAACACGCCATCACGATCGAGAAAAATTGCCCGCTGTAAACTCATCCGCCGCATTGTGCGATTTTCACTCCATTGTCACCAAACAAAATGAGGGCGGTTCGGAAACCGCCCTCGTGGAGATGGCATCGAATTCGTTTACGGATACGCAAGCCGGAAAAATCGCTGCCCGCCCGACACCGGGTAGTGATACGGACTGGTTGCGCCAGGGACATCCGTGAAACCGCTGGATAAATCTGGAGCCGCTTCCAATCGGAATTGCGGATCGGGCCAAGTCAGGATCACTTCGCCACCGAGGTATTGAATGGTCAAAGCAATCGGATCTGGAGTCGTAATGCCCGTCACGGCCGCAAAAGAGGTCCCAATAACCAGATCATCGAGAGACAACGTGCCCTCGCCAGAGGCTTGTCGCAGTGAGTACTGATAAACGGGGGTGTTTGTAACCGTAGTGGTATCCGTGACGTGGGTATCGCTTTCGCTGGTCGGATTGATCCAGATTGTGGACTGACCGTTGGAAAGCACCAAGCGAGTAACGACAGTGTAATCCTCTCCCGGAGTCAAATCTTGCGGGAATTGACCGCTGGTGGCGCTAACATTGGAAGCATTGCCGATGCTTAAGCGAAGCTTGCCTTCGGCGGCACCATTGGTTGTGGCCCAGACCCGACCGTAGAAACCAAAAGTGCTGTTGTCCTTGAAATGGGCGAAATATGCGCCCGCACTGGTCGGCAGCACGGAGAAATTCACCTTGAAGCTGCTGTATAAAACCGCACTGCTGTTGGTTTCATAAGGAGCACCAATGAGGGGAGCGTTGGCGTCCTGGGAGCGGGTGCCGTCAATT comes from the Verrucomicrobiia bacterium genome and includes:
- a CDS encoding HAD family hydrolase, with protein sequence MSLQRAIFLDRDGVLIEDRDYLHRVEDVVFTPGIFPALQRVAARDFQFFIVTNQSGVGRGYFTLTDVDRVHQYLLAELARCGVTIKKIYVAPEAPDQPSYGRKPSPQFLFDARDEFGLDLARSYFIGDKLSDLECGWNAGVRRSILVRTGYGRETEQKYAVRLQDCPIANDLPAALDWILTLG